From the genome of Streptomyces sp. NBC_01260, one region includes:
- a CDS encoding MBL fold metallo-hydrolase, translated as MTYSGAVKVGGRADVHELTDLMISKVAVGPMNNNAYLLRCRATGEQLLIDAANEAGTLLRLIGDDSIASVVTTHRHGDHWQALGEVVAATGARTYAGRHDAEGIPVPTDVLVDDNDTIRVGQVALTARHLRGHTPGSIALLYDDPHGAPHLFTGDCLFPGGVGNTFKDPEAFVSLLHDVETKLFAPLPDETWVYPGHGHDTTLGDERPQLPEWRARGW; from the coding sequence ATGACGTACAGCGGAGCGGTCAAGGTCGGCGGGCGGGCGGACGTGCACGAGCTGACGGATCTCATGATCTCCAAGGTCGCCGTCGGCCCGATGAACAACAACGCCTACCTGCTGCGCTGCCGGGCCACCGGCGAGCAGCTCCTGATCGACGCGGCCAACGAGGCCGGGACCCTGCTGCGGCTGATCGGTGACGACTCGATCGCCTCGGTCGTCACCACCCATCGGCACGGCGACCACTGGCAGGCGCTGGGCGAGGTCGTGGCGGCCACCGGTGCGCGTACGTACGCCGGGCGCCACGACGCCGAGGGAATCCCGGTCCCCACCGATGTGCTCGTCGACGACAACGACACGATCCGGGTCGGGCAGGTCGCCCTGACCGCCCGCCATCTGCGCGGGCACACGCCGGGGTCGATCGCGCTCCTCTACGACGACCCGCACGGCGCTCCGCACCTGTTCACCGGGGACTGCCTCTTCCCGGGCGGGGTCGGCAACACGTTCAAGGACCCCGAGGCGTTCGTGAGCCTGCTGCACGATGTGGAGACCAAGCTCTTCGCCCCGCTGCCGGACGAGACCTGGGTCTACCCGGGCCACGGCCACGACACCACGCTCGGCGACGAGCGTCCGCAGCTGCCCGAGTGGCGCGCCCGCGGCTGGTGA
- a CDS encoding maleylpyruvate isomerase family mycothiol-dependent enzyme, translating to MIDHAHDLDALREATERLLSATEKLDDSELARPSRLPGWSRGHVVAHLSRNADALVNVLQGRPMYADSETRDGDIERDAPRPQAEQLADLAASAARFAAAAAAPADWSRTVTLRNGVTDSASRIPFRRRVEVELHHVDLGLGYELDDLPDEFAAREIDFLAERFGGHPDVVSTGMADDKGRSWTTGGGAEGGPVVVRGTAPELLGWLSGRRDGSALTVEGGLPLPVLPPL from the coding sequence ATGATTGATCACGCGCACGACCTGGACGCCCTACGTGAAGCGACCGAACGGCTGCTCAGCGCCACGGAGAAATTGGACGACTCCGAGCTCGCCCGGCCGTCGCGGCTGCCCGGCTGGAGCCGGGGTCATGTCGTCGCGCACCTCTCACGTAACGCCGACGCGCTGGTAAATGTTCTCCAGGGCCGGCCGATGTACGCAGACAGCGAAACCCGCGACGGTGACATCGAGCGCGACGCGCCCCGGCCACAGGCCGAACAGCTGGCCGACCTGGCGGCGAGCGCGGCCCGCTTCGCGGCGGCCGCCGCGGCCCCGGCCGACTGGTCACGCACCGTCACGCTGCGCAACGGCGTGACGGACTCGGCCTCCCGGATCCCCTTCCGCCGCCGCGTCGAGGTCGAGCTGCACCATGTCGACCTGGGGCTGGGATACGAGCTGGATGATCTGCCCGACGAGTTCGCCGCCCGCGAGATCGACTTCCTCGCCGAGCGGTTCGGCGGACACCCGGATGTGGTGTCCACGGGCATGGCCGACGACAAGGGCCGGTCCTGGACGACGGGCGGCGGAGCGGAGGGCGGCCCCGTCGTGGTCCGCGGCACGGCCCCCGAGCTGCTCGGCTGGCTCAGCGGGCGCCGCGACGGGTCGGCGCTGACCGTCGAGGGCGGACTGCCCCTGCCCGTACTGCCCCCGCTATAG